In Fibrobacter sp. UWR4, the genomic stretch GAATATTTCTCCAGCACATGATAAAAACGAGGGATTTTATTTTTCCCTTGCTGCATCACGCGCAAATATCCCTCGGGGGCTTTCTTCAATGATCTTGTTTTTTCATTGCAAAGCTTGTTTATCATAGAGAGTTGTTTTTGTAGTTCCAATAGGAAATCGTTTGATAGTAGTGATTTGAACATGAGGCTTCCTTTTATTGTGTATTCTATACACGCTTTTTTCCCTCGGTTTGTTCAAAGTTTTTTTGTAAAAAATATTCTACAGCGCGCGGACTAGTATGAATCTTTGCAAAGCGTGTGATTCATACTAGGGTTTTGTCTTTGCTACGGGGGTGCCCTTGGTGGGCGTAGTATGGAAAATGGGAATTGTCTCTTTTCATACTAGTCCGCGCAGGGTGTGGTGTTTGCTAGTAGAATGAATCTTTGATAATACAACTATTCATACTAGGCCTACACCGGATAGGTCTTGTGCGGGGTGAAAAACGTAGTATGAAAATGAGCGTTTGCGAGGATTAGTACTAACCGCCGGCTGTTTTCCTCAGGCAGTTGCCAGCCCGATGTTCTAGCTGCAGGCCTGATGTTCTCCGGTGGCTTGATTGTTTGGCTTGGGGCGGGGTGTTTTATCTTTCCTTGCGGAGCGGTAACTCGCAGAAATATCCTTGCTGGCGGAGGGTAGCGAGGATTTTCAGTTGATTGGGCTGAGATTCCTTGAGAATTCCATCTAGTACGAACTGAGGGAGGCGTTTAAGAGGACGGAATTCCTGAGGGATGTCTTCCATGTTGGCTAGCTGCCAGCCTACCAGAATTTTGTCGATGAATTGACCCCAGGGGAAATTATCTTTCGGGGTTAAATAGAATTGGGCGGGTTTCTTGCTGTCCTTGCCATCGATGAGGAGGGAACCGTCCCGAAAACACTTGAGGACACTACCCTGGCGCTCTTGATTATCTGTGGCGGCCTGCGGCGGAATAACGAGAACGATCTTCACGGTGAATCCCCCTTACGAACCGGCCTGCGGGGCTGCGTCCTGAGTTACAATTTGCGGGGCGGCGTCCTGAGTTACAATTTGCGGGGCTGCGTCCTGAGTTTCAATTTGCGGGGCTGCGTCTTGAATGTTGTTTACTTGAGGGGACGTTCGTGGTGCGGCGTCCTGCGGGTTAGTGCCCTGCGGGTTGGCGTTCAAATGCGCGGCGTCCTGCAGCGCTGTTTCCTGCGGGGCGATGCCTTGAAGGACGGGAAAATCCTGGCGATATTTTTTTAGCGGTTCCAGATGGACTTGACCGCGGATGATTTCTTCTGCGGAATCGCTGCCGGAGGCAATGACATTTCCCAGCGGGTCGATAAGCATGGACGTACCGGCCAGCTGTTTCGTGGGGTTACATTCCGAGGGGGAGACTCCGTTGACGGCGGCGATATACACCTGATTCTCGATGGCTCGAGCCCGTAGGAGAGTTTCCCAGTGGGCCTTCCTGACTTTGGGCCAGGCAGCCTGAACCGTAATGAGGTTGGCGCCCAACTTGACTGCGTCGCGGAACAGCTCCGGAAAACGCAGGTCGTAACAGATGACGGAAGCGATTTTCCAGTCGCCTATTTCGAATAAAGTAATAGAGTCGCCAGAGGCAAAACCGCGGTTTAATTCCGGGAAGAAGGGGTGGACCTTGTCGTAGGCGCTCACGGCACCGTTTCCGCCAGGCACAAATACTGCGGATCGATTGCGCAGTGCGGGGGAGGTTTCATCCTGCGCTGCCTCGCCGTTCCTTTTGGCGGAAACTTTTGCAATCCCCGCGCCAAACACGATGTCGCCTGTTTCGTTTGCCAACTGTTGCAAAAACTCTGCAGTCCCGCCGACGTTCCCATCTGCATTCCGCTCGACGCCATCTGCAGCCAACCCGCAATCTTCTGCATTCCGCCCGATGTTACTAGCGGCCAGCCCGTTGCAATCACCAGCCGTCACTTGGCTATCAAAATCTTCTGCGTATTTTTCGGGCTGCTGCGGAATATACCCGACGTCAAACATTTCCGGCAGTACAATCAGGCGGGGACACTTGCATCCCTCAGCCGACCTGACGCCACTTGCAGTCATCCCGCAACAGCCAGCGTCCAGCCCGACATCACCAGCGTCCATCCCGCGACAACCAGCGTCCAATCTGCAGTCACCCTCAGCCAACCTGGTATCGTCTGCGTCCAACCTGACGCCACTTTCTGCTTCCCCGCGACTATTCGCGTTCAGCTCGTAGGCCCCCGCGGTTTGTAGCAGGGTTTTGACCTTGGCGAAATTGGCGGTCTTTTCGCTTAAAAGGGATTCCATTTGGACGAGAATGATGTCTAACATACCCCGAAAATATAAAATATGCTGAGTTGGACGTTTCCGCCCTGCGCTTTTGGACAGTTAAAATTCTAATTTGGACGTATGATGTTTCGTTCCGTAATTTGCGTTCTCGTATTTGCCGCCTGCGCTGTTTTCGCTGCGACCCCCACGCTAATTTCCGGTGTGGTCCTGGAAGCGGAAACCGACCTGCCTATTAAGGGCGTTACCATCACTTACGCTTCTGGTAAGTCCGTTGGTGAAACTAACTCCGAAGGCCGCTTCGAATATACGGTCAACACCTCCAACGCCTCCCTGGTCTTTAAAAAGGATGGCTTCGACAGTGTCCTGGTGGAACTTCAGGATTTCGCAGACCTTTTTGACATGGTGGTGACTCTCAGTACCAACGTACGCAACCTGGGTGCCAGCACCATCATCGGTGGCGGTGCAGAAAAGGTCCAATGGAACGTCGAACGCAAGATCAATCTGGACAAACTGGAAGATGCCGCAGGCATGCGCTTCGACCTTACGGAACATCTGAGCCAGATGCCGGGTATTTCCGGCCAGAAGGATTTTAGTAGCGCGCTTTATTACGATGGCTCCCGCGCAGGGGACGTGGCCTATCACTTGGGCCGCCTCCGCATTCCTAACATGCGCCATCTGGATGTAGGCTTCCCCGGAAATCTCTCCATCATTAATCCGCACATCCTGAGCGGTATCGAAATTCACGACCACTACGGTGCAGGTCCCATTGGTCAGGGCCTTGCCACGTCCGTACAGTACCTGCCGGAACAGACCAAGGGTGAATGGGGCCTGAAGGGCGCCGCCGGCATTACCATGCAGGAAGTGGTGGTAGACGCCCCCTGGATGTTCTGGGATAGCTTCCGCTTCGCCTTCCGCCGTCTGGATGGTGAAATGCTCAAGAACCTGGGTGAAAAGTTCTTCACGGAATTCAACAAGCGCTCCGACGACTGCAAGGAATGCAAGGTCAAGAACTCCGATCCTTTCGATCTGGAAGCCATCGACGTCTACGCCCAGTTTAACGGCTCTGACTCCCTGGGTAACACTTGGGCCATCCGCACCCTCTACAGTTCCGACGTCTATAGCATTAGCCAGGATACATCCAACACCTACGACGAAGTCAACAACATTGACATTATCTCCGGCGAGCAGAACTACCTGGTCCTGGGACTGGAATACGATTCCCGCTTTGGAACCAGCTTCCACGGTGGCCTGGTCCGGGAATACATGAGCGATACCCTCCGCGATACCACCGGATTCCGCAACACCGCCGAAGGCATGAACAAGACATTCATCGACGGTTACGAACTGACCCACACCACCATTAGCGGCGGCGTGGACAAGAAGTACGATGAAAAACTCCTGGGCGCAAACATCAGCGGCGCCCTCCTTTACGAACACCACATCCTGGAACGCGACTATCCCGGCTTTGGCGCTCCCATTAGCGAAGACTACCAGACCGGCGTCATTTCTGGTGTAGGCCGTTTCAACTGGAAGCAGGACTACTCTCAGCAAATCTTCTCCGTAGGTGCGGTTGCTGACTGGGGCGAACACGATGCCGCTCCCACCGTTTCCTTGGATTACGAGCAGAACCTTTCCAAGGTAGATACCGCCTATTGGCGCCTGTTCGCAAACGCCGCCTATCGTGGTGACTGGAAGCCTTATCTGGACGATGGCGAACTGACTGGCCGCCTGGAAACCGGCGCTTCCGCAAAGGTGGGCCTGGGTTACAACTCCAAGTACATCGTGGGTCAGGGTGCCGTGTTCGGCCGTTACTATGTGGATCCCCTGCTGCCCATGCCTAAGGCCTACGCCCAGTACAAGGACATTACCCCTGTGGATTACGCCTGGGTCATGGGTGCATCCGGCAACCTGGAATTCAAGACCAGCCATCACTTCTCCATGGCGACCAACGTAAGTTCCGTCTATGGCGAATACGAACTGGACAACGGCAACTCCCTGCCCTGGGAAGCCAACTCCCGCTTCGACATCGTATCCCACTTCCGCTATTACCCCCGCAAGGATTCCATCGTGTCTGTGATCCTCACTCATCACGCCGCCTTGCACCGCCCGCTGTACTACTACCAGATCAATCCTTCCAATCCGGCCACCCGGGATAACGGCACCCGCTGCCTGAAGGACTTCAACAAGTTCACGGACCTGTACCGCACCGACGTCCGCGTGAACCTGGATCTGCACGGCAAGAAGAACTTCTTCCGCAGCGCCCGCTTCTACCTGGAAGTGGACAACATCTTTGCCAACCTGGATGTGGACGCCCTCAAGTTCCTGGGCTCCGAAAACGGCCGCGAACGCTCCTGGGTCACCCGCGATACCGACAAGGATGTGACCAACGGCTACGACCTGGTGCCCTTCATCGCCAAGGGCATGGGACTCTTCGTTCAGTTCGGCGTGGAAGTCATGCTGGGCATTTAGTTCGTGAAACAACTTGCTTTAATTTTTTTGGCCCTGGTTGGGTTTTGCTCCGCCCATCCTACGGACAGCCTGTTTGTTCCGCCGAAGCCTGCGGAACCCAAGCGCTTTTGCGAAGAGGTTCAACGCTGGATTGCCTACGCCGAAAAAAGCAAGGACCTGGTGGAAATCACCCACATGGACGGGCTCCGCATGGACTTACGTTACGGGACTTTTAACAACGTAACGGGTCACGATTTGTACTGCGGGGAACAGCGGGCATTTGTCCGCAAGGAAGCTTTCGCAATGCTTCAGAAAAGCATTGCCTACATGAAGAAAACCATGCCGGGTTCAGTGCTGGTAATCTTCGACGCTTCCCGCCCGATATACGCTCAGGCGGCCCTCAAGAAAACCGTCCAGGGCACCGCCTACTCCGCCTATGTTTCGTCCCCCGTGAAAGGCGGTCTCCATAATTTCGGGCTAGCTCTGGACCTGTCCATTACCGACGAAAACGGCAACCTTCTGGATATGGGCACCGATTTTGACTCCTTTGAACGTTGTGCTGGATCCGTAGGGGAGGCAGACGCCTTGAAGTCGGGCCGTCTCACTCAGGAACAAATCGCCAACCGCAATAAACTGCGCCGTGTCATGGGCCGCGCGGGATGGGTTCCGCTAGGTAGCGAGTGGTGGCATTTTAACGCCTATACCCGCGCCTATACCTACGAAAATTTCCCGAAATTCCCGCTCTAATTTGCCATATACCCCTCGCGACGCCACCTGACGCCCAAAAGATGCCACCTGACGCCCATCATATATTCTATAATTTGTAACGAAATGTTTAAGATTCGTCTTGTGGTCGGCGACGCCCCCTCCTGACGCTGGTGTGACGACCCCTCCTGACGCTGTAGTC encodes the following:
- a CDS encoding nitrilase-related carbon-nitrogen hydrolase yields the protein MLDIILVQMESLLSEKTANFAKVKTLLQTAGAYELNANSRGEAESGVRLDADDTRLAEGDCRLDAGCRGMDAGDVGLDAGCCGMTASGVRSAEGCKCPRLIVLPEMFDVGYIPQQPEKYAEDFDSQVTAGDCNGLAASNIGRNAEDCGLAADGVERNADGNVGGTAEFLQQLANETGDIVFGAGIAKVSAKRNGEAAQDETSPALRNRSAVFVPGGNGAVSAYDKVHPFFPELNRGFASGDSITLFEIGDWKIASVICYDLRFPELFRDAVKLGANLITVQAAWPKVRKAHWETLLRARAIENQVYIAAVNGVSPSECNPTKQLAGTSMLIDPLGNVIASGSDSAEEIIRGQVHLEPLKKYRQDFPVLQGIAPQETALQDAAHLNANPQGTNPQDAAPRTSPQVNNIQDAAPQIETQDAAPQIVTQDAAPQIVTQDAAPQAGS
- a CDS encoding M15 family metallopeptidase — encoded protein: MKQLALIFLALVGFCSAHPTDSLFVPPKPAEPKRFCEEVQRWIAYAEKSKDLVEITHMDGLRMDLRYGTFNNVTGHDLYCGEQRAFVRKEAFAMLQKSIAYMKKTMPGSVLVIFDASRPIYAQAALKKTVQGTAYSAYVSSPVKGGLHNFGLALDLSITDENGNLLDMGTDFDSFERCAGSVGEADALKSGRLTQEQIANRNKLRRVMGRAGWVPLGSEWWHFNAYTRAYTYENFPKFPL